One Marmota flaviventris isolate mMarFla1 chromosome 17, mMarFla1.hap1, whole genome shotgun sequence genomic window, CAAAAGACTTGCCCAATGAGTAAATAGCAACAACCCTTCAAGGAGTTAAGAGCTATTCATTCCATCCCTGCTGTGATGGAGGGTGTTCTGTGATCTCTGCTGCCATGGTAGATTCAGAGTCGACTCATCTCCAAAATGGCCTTAATAATATATGCTTAACTTGTCTCACAAAAGATGATAAGTTAATTAGTATTTGTAAATTATCCTGAGATAAACAGATTACGTTAATAATACTTTGCAATCCCATAACACCTTTTATCGAAGAAGCTCAAGCCTTATAAACTGATACACTGACAACAGACTCTGTTTGTCATGATTTTTATTCATGGGAAACAtgagcaaaagttttaaaatttgagcaGGCCACAAGAAAATCAGCAATAAGTCTCTGAATTTAAGCTCTATCTCCTATCATACACTATTCTAAACATAAGCCAGTAGTTTGAATTATAGTCTTGTATTAATTTAGACATTTgtagtaaaaataaattcatggccaggcacagtgacatacgcctgtactcccagcgactcaggagactcctgagttcaaagtcagcctcagcaacttagtgaggccccaagcaactcagcgagaccctgtttctaaataaaatatttaaaagggctggggatgtgactcaatatttaagcatccctaggttcaatccctggaaccccccccccccaaaaaagaaaaactcatgcATCCCAGTTCACTGAACATTCCGTATCTTTTAGTGACAATTAACATTGGATATTTTTCAAAGTGTTCAATATTCATAACATTGAAAATTctgattcagggctggggatgtggctcaagcagaaacacgctcaccttgcatgtgcgtgtgaggtgctgggttggatcctcagcaccacatgaaataaaataaagatgttgtgtccaccgaaaactgaaaaataaaaatatttaaattttaatataaaattttaattaaaattaaattattaaattttttattaaaattaaacttttaatataaaatataaattttaatacttaaaataaaaatattaaaaattctttctctttttaaaaaaaaaaaggaagaaaattctgattcAGGAAACAAATTACTATTTAAAAACTAAGCCTGTCATCAATCAAGCACTCAATTTGTACCATTGTCAGTGATAGAGACCTGACCCTGTTGACATGtccattttattataataatataattaacatTTGCAAAATGTCTGTGCCCTTCAGACTGTCTTATAGACATTCATTATTGGAGCTGCTCATTATTGGAGTCTTCATTTGAGACTGTTCaatgctattattttcatttgtcccCCAGGGCAATGAAGCCCAAGAAGAGTGGCTAACTTCCCAAGGACATCAAGGCAAAGAAGAAAGAGCCTGCTTCCCTATGGAACTCATCTCAGATCTGCATACTGTGATTATGGGGCTCCTAGGTAGTGATGGAAACACCCCTCTACTTCATGTATTTCCTTCCCTACAGATCTACAGGAAGTTCATGTCTCCAAATAATGCATAATATTTTGAATACATAAGTTTGAACTAAAAGGCaataagcaatatttttaagGCAGGGAAGTGAATAATTTGGAAACTCAGAAGCTAACTGAATTGATGTTCTGCTCCTGGAccaaaccccccccaaaaaaaattgtgattcaAATAATTCTCTACCAATACCACATACTCGTGAATTTCAGTGCGACTGACAAGCAAATTACTATAGGATTTCTATTATTccatcttttcaatatttttttaaatcaattcgAAAACTCCCACTATCAAAAGATCACTATATGCTGAGAGCCTCTGATTCTAACAACACTCAATAAAGAGTGAATAACAGAGATACTTCATATGCATTTGCAGGACAAGAGCGGTAGACATTTCTCATGTGAATGATCAATTTTTGTTAGATGGGAGGGGGGAATCTATTCCAGAGGTCAAAAACACGTACCTTTATACCTTTTGGAAAAGAactgatgattttcttttctgtgatctATGAAGCTGTGATTTAGTATTACTAACCCTTGGAGGCTATGATTTAGTGTCACTCCACCTGGCAccttttttacatataaaaaatatgcTTGGGGCACCTTGCCACCCACTAGATACTATTAAAAATAGCCCAGTTAGGGAAAACAACAATTAGGATGCGAGTTATATTTTATTACAGATCGGCATAGGAGAGATCGAAATGACCACTGAATCCTATAAAAGGCCACTGGAGCCACCCTCTGTGGAAGGTGGATTCTAGCTTTGCTCCTCTCTGGGAAAGGGTCGCTGGGCTGTGCAGTCGCCATGTCTTTCCGATTGTCTAGTGGATCCAGGCGGTCCTGCTCGCGAGCTGGTTCTGTCAGGCTGTCCCGTGGAGAGGCAAGCTTTGTGGCTGACAATGTGTGTGTTGGTTCCTCGGGAGCAGGAAGCAGCTTTTCTGGTACGCTTGGGGGCGTTTCTCCTGGAGGAAGCTTCTGCAACGGTGGTGGAGGGTCTGGAAGCCACGTTAGCACTGGTTTTCTTGGAAATGAGTACAGCCTTCTGTCTGGGAATGAGAAGGTAACCATGCAGAACCTCAACGACCGCCTGGCCTCTTACCTGGACCACGTGCACGCCCTGGAGCAGGCGAACGCAGACCTAGAGCAGAAGATCGAGAGCTGGTATGAGAAGTATGGGCCTGGCTGTTGTCGGGGACTTGATCATGACTGCAGCAGATATTTGTCAGTCATTGAAGACCTCAAAAAGCAGGTAAGAAATATGAATTTGCATACTTTCCTTAAAGACTTCCAGGGGGCATAACTTAAAGTAAAGGAAACAGAAACcatgctttaaaaatgtatggGAGCCGAGCGCtgggggcacgcctgtaatcccagcagctagaaaggctgagataggaggatcacaagctcaaagccagcctcagcaaaagctaggcaaaagcgagatgctaagcaactcagtgagaccctgtctctaaataaaatacaaaacagggctggggatgtggctcaggggtcaagtgcccctgagttcaatccctgatacccctcctcaaaaaaagaaaaaaaaaaaaaaaaaaaatatatatatatatatatatatatatatatatatatgatgtagaatTTGTTAATTGTGTATTCCAAGTCCTAAAAGCAGTGTCCAACAATgaaaatttatagaattaaaataatgaaagagcAATAGTATTGAAATAGAGTAATCactgtcattttttatatttaactcaTGCCTTTACCAACAGTAATAAAAAGTGTTCGTTTGGCTCTTACGCTCTGGATATTTATTATCTAAAGAAAATTCAGATTtctataatatagaaaaaaagtgaTGCTAAAATAGATGCTTAACAGGTTAAGAAGTTATTGAATCTCACCGAAATCTGGAGGGTTCTTTCAGTTTGGGTTCTTAACATTCTGCACATTCTACCCATTTAGATTGTTTCTGTGACCACAAGTAATGCCAGCATCATTATACAAAATGACAATGCCAGGCTGACTGCTGACGACTTCAGACTGAAGTAGGTgataatgattaattttttttttttttttttttgtaaaggtaAAAACACTAAAATTGAGGCCAGGCAGcacagctctagaggctgaggcaggaggattgcaagttcaaagttagcctcagcaaggccctaagcaactcagtgagaccctgtctctaaataaaaaataaaaagggttgaggatgtggttcagtggttaagcacccctgggttcaatccccggtaccaggaaaaaaaatactaaaattatattaaagaacGCATGAGCATGCAAGCACCACActcactgggaattgaacccagaacctcacacatgctagacaagctctctaccactgagctacatccccaaccctcttactgattatttaaatgtcttatttgagtgttttacagtgctgggggttgaacccatggCTTCACCTATGCtaagcaaatactctaccactgaactatatccccaacccctcttttgtttttaaaacctaAATGTCTTAATATTAAAACATTGACAGACATACTAGATCAGTaaagaaactaaattaaatatGCCCTTATAAAAAGAACCTTAAATATGCCCTTATAAAGAGAACTATCATAATGTTTTAAATCTAGCAATATTTTGTTCAACTAACACATTGGATGACAAAAAAATTAACCCTGAAGAAATAACACCTCCAAAATGATATTCATACATCAGTAGTTCTCTTAAAGTATTTTAACAGTTTGCTCTTGCAAAAAGCTTCAGAAGTGTGTACAGAACCTCACATCTTTGGGCACATGAAGTGTCTTCACAAGTTGCATTTGGCACCTGCCTAGGGTTACAATTCTCAAACACCTTCATGAACTTTAAGGTATGAAAACGAGCTTGCCCTGCACCAGAGTGTTGAGGCGGACACCAACGGTCTCCGCAGAGTGTTGGAGGAGCTGGCCCTGAACACAACAGACCTGGAGATtcagtgtgagaccctgggtgaGGAACTGACATACCTCCAAAAAACTCATGAGGAGGTAAGGAAGCCTGCAGAGCTGCTATGTACAGTCCACTCTTCATTTCAAAGCAGGGTTTGGAAACCAGTCAAAATCCTCCCTCAGATATTAATATTGACCCCTTTCTAGGAAATGGGAGTCCTGCAACATGCATCAGGAGGCAACGTGAATGTGGAGGTGAACGCAGCCCCAGGAGTGGACCTAACTGTTATGCTGAACAACATGAGGGCTGAGTATGAGGAACTGGCTGAACAGAACCGCAAAGACATCGAGGCTTGGTTTAATGAGAAGGTACAGCTATGGCAGGTTACCTGCGAAGGGCTTATTCAGTGAACAATCAAGCTAGCCACTAACTCTTCCGACAATTCCTCTTCAGAGTGCATCATTGCAACAGCAGATTTCAGATGATGCAGGAGCAACCACAGCAGCTAGAAATGAGCTGACAGAACTGAAGCGCAACCTACAAACCCTGGAAATAGAACTTCAGTCCCTTACGGCTATGGTATGTAGGAATTGCCATTAAATTGAATATGTTTGTGTGTAAGCCCATTTTTCCATTGCTCTCACAACGTACCTGAGGCTggtgctttataaagaaaagaggctcaCTTAGCTCACGGTTTTTAGAGGCTGAAAGTCTAAACAGCACCTGCTGTGACACACCATGGTCAATGTCATCATGGAATGAGTGCATGTGAAAGGGAGAGATCACAGGCCAAGTTCATTCTTTTATCACAACCCTCTCATGAGAACCAAATAGGGTTCCATGGGAACTATATCAGTATCTCCTGAGAGCAGCACCTTCGATGACCTAATTACTTGCCAAtaagctccacctcttaaaggtccacccCCTCTTAACATCTCTGCACTGGGACTAAGCTTCCAACACACAAATGCTTGGGGGACACAGttaaaccatattcaaaccatagaagtgtgtgtgtgtgtgtgtgtgtgtgtgtgtgtgtgcataggtacaagaaaacacatatataaaaatatgaatctaTACCACAAGTACAG contains:
- the Krt26 gene encoding keratin, type I cytoskeletal 26 — protein: MSFRLSSGSRRSCSRAGSVRLSRGEASFVADNVCVGSSGAGSSFSGTLGGVSPGGSFCNGGGGSGSHVSTGFLGNEYSLLSGNEKVTMQNLNDRLASYLDHVHALEQANADLEQKIESWYEKYGPGCCRGLDHDCSRYLSVIEDLKKQIVSVTTSNASIIIQNDNARLTADDFRLKYENELALHQSVEADTNGLRRVLEELALNTTDLEIQCETLGEELTYLQKTHEEEMGVLQHASGGNVNVEVNAAPGVDLTVMLNNMRAEYEELAEQNRKDIEAWFNEKSASLQQQISDDAGATTAARNELTELKRNLQTLEIELQSLTAMKHSYECSLAETEGNYCVQLQQIQDQIGAMEEQLQQIRTETEGQKLEHERLLDLKVFLEKEIETYCNLLDGEERRSTPTCYKAKGCRPGNQIKDSKEEVFVKTVVEELDQLGNVVSLRVHSIEEKSSKISNITMEQRVPSKAS